In one window of Henckelia pumila isolate YLH828 chromosome 1, ASM3356847v2, whole genome shotgun sequence DNA:
- the LOC140863580 gene encoding F-box protein At1g53790-like, whose protein sequence is MGVGHVAFSIRLPVLAIVRLKCVCKTWLHLLDSPEFANLHLSKTSPGILVHQQQWDSSLFDFSGFEDELGDQVQCHELHCVPVAKFDIIKIFHGFPTIVGSVDGFLCLRSRRPFDDLYIFNLIKREYISLPAPQRETAFPFTVSHGFGVSTNGGQYKLVLIFQESEPTGIPSCDSHVYTLGTTGKWRCIAPISITPLNYCCYSIGASLNGNLHWLAADVDYCNVGELATRGEI, encoded by the exons ATGGGGGTTGGCCATGTTGCTTTTTCCATCAG ACTTCCCGTCCTTGCCATCGTGCGTCTCAAGTGCGTTTGCAAGACATGGCTCCACTTACTCGACTCTCCCGAGTTCGCCAACCTCCATCTCTCTAAAACATCTCCTGGAATCCTTGTCCACCAACAACAGTGGGATTCGAGTCTTTTCGACTTCTCCGGATTCGAAGATGAACTCGGTGATCAGGTCCAATGCCACGAGCTTCACTGCGTTCCAGTCGCAAAATTCGACATTATCAAGATATTCCATGGATTTCCAACCATAGTAGGCTCGGTCGATGGTTTCCTTTGCTTGCGTTCCAGGCGGCCTTTCGACGATCTTTACATATTCAATCTGATCAAGCGCGAGTATATTTCGCTTCCAGCACCTCAAAGGGAAACAGCCTTTCCCTTTACAGTCTCACACGGGTTCGGTGTAAGCACCAACGGTGGCCAATACAAGTTGGTCCTTATTTTTCAAGAATCCGAACCCACAGGTATTCCAAGTTGTGATTCCCATGTTTACACTCTCGGAACAACTGGGAAGTGGAGATGCATTGCGCCCATTAGTATTACCCCATTGAATTACTGCTGCTATTCCATCGGAGCGTCTCTGAACGGAAATCTTCATTGGTTGGCAGCAGATGTAGACTACTGCAACGTTGGAGAGCTAGCCACAAGGGGAGAGATTTAA